ATGTAAGCTTCTTCTGTATCAACTATATCTTTTCTTGATGCTGCACGACGTGCTGCTATATAGCCTGTAATATTGTCACTGTCATCTTTAATAGGCAAAATTTCTGTATCAACCCAGTAATATCTGCCGTCTTTTCTTAAGTTCTTGACAATACCATTCCATGCTTGCCCACTTTTAATAGTACTCCACATTTTTGCAAATGCAGTTGTTGGCATATCCGGGTGTCTTACAATATTGTGTGGTTGTCCTACCAATTCATCTACACTATAGCCAGAAACATTGGAAAATGCTTTATTCGCGTAGGTAATAATCCCTTTTTCATCTGTTTGACTAACTATGACTAAGTTATCAAACATATACTCTTCATCAATAGGAGTTACTTTTTCCATACTCTAAACCTTATATTTAGCAAAAATTTTAGAATTGTCACAAATATATCATATAGAAATAAAAATAAAACTTAGTTATAAAAGATTTTGATGTTTTTTGCATCTTTTCTGTTTAAAATTGTCGACAACTCCTCTGTAGAAGCATTTCTAATATTTTCAAAACTACCGAAATGGTTGAGAAGTTTTTGGACTTTTGCTGCTGATATTCCCTGTAAGCTTAAAAGTTTGCTCTCTTGATCCAGTTTCAGTTTTGTTTTTTTATGAAAGGTTATTGCAGAACGATGGGCTTCATCTCTAAGATTCTGAACCCACTGCAGTCGTTTATCTGAATCTTTAAGTTTAAATATCTCGTCTTTAGTATAGATTATATCTTTTGCTTTTCCTTTTGCTCTGTGGGCTTTTGCATCTATCTTTTCTTTAGAAATAGCGATGACATCCATGTTGACACCGTTAGAAACCAAGATATCGAGTGCCAAATTTAAAAGTGTGGCACCTCCGTCAAGTATCCAAAGATCAGGTGCTGGATTTTTACTAAAGCTTTCAACCCTTCTTGTAAGTGTTTCTCTCATTTGTGCATATTCGTCTTTTGCTTCAAGATGGTAAGTTCTATATGATTTTTTATCAAACTTACCGTCTTCATACACCACCATGGCTCCAACTGTAGCCATCCCAGCCATATGGGAATTGTCAAATATTTCGACTCTGTTTGGAATAACTTCCAGTTGGCATAATTCTTTAATATCCTGAAGAAGTTTCAGATTAGAATTATTTTGTTTTTTGAGTAGTTCTTGGGCATTTAAATGTGCTAATGAAATAAGATCTTTTTTCTTTCCTCTTTGAGGAATTGTAATAGAGGCTTTTTTTTCAAAAACTCTGCTGAGGTGCTCTTCAATAAGTTCTTGATCCTCAAAAGAGACATTTACGAGTATAGGTGCAACTATAGGTGGTTTTTCCTCTTTATAAAAATCTACAAGTGCCTGTGTAAATATTTCATTTGCATCAAAACCCTCTGTAAGATTGATGTAGTCATGAGAAGAGGAGATAATTTTTCCGTTCCTCATAAATATTTTGACAAGTACCGCTCGTTGTTCGTTATGCTCTACGACAAAAATATCGAAGTTTTCGTTACTTGCAAAATCTATTTCTGAATTGATTTCCGATCGAGAAATTTTATCAATTGTATCTCGTAATTCTGCCGCTTCTTCGAAACGGAGTTCCTCAGCATAAAATTCCATTTTTTCTTGCAGTTTTTTGATTAGCAGCTTTTTATTTTTAATTAATGAAACGGCTAAATCGACTTCTTGTTGGTAACGCTCTTTTGAAATAGGCAGTTCACAAGGACCTAAACATTTGTCAATCTGATAATAAAGACAAAGTTTTTTTGAACGTAAACATCCTTTTTTTTGTACCAGTTTTGCGATGGAATAGATAGAGTTTAAAATATCTCTAGCACCTACTGAATAGGGACCAAAGTAGGTGATGTCTTTAGAATTGATGATCTTTCTTGTAATGTCTAGTCTCGGATATTTTTCAGAGTTATCAAGATAGATATATGGATATGTTTTATCATCACGAAGTAAAATATTATATTTTGGATGGAGTTGTTTAATCAGAGAATTTTCTAAAATTAGAGCATCATGCTCAGAGTTGACAACAATGTATTCCAGTGATACAGTCTGTTCAAGCATCTTTGTAATTCTAACAGAAAGTGTAGGATTTGGACGCAGTTCCGGAGTAAAGTACCAATAACTTTTAACACGGTTAGAGAGACTTTTTGCTTTTCCAACATATAAAAGTCTGCCATTTTTATCAAAATATTGATAAATTCCTGGCGTTGAAGGAAGTTGTTGTATAGTAGTTTTAAGATCCATTGTTCTCTTTTATAATGTCAAAAATTGATTTTACAAGTTTATTGAGTCTTTCGTCTTCAATGCTTACAGTGAGTGTTCCACTTGCACGTTCTGGATAACTTGGTGCTGTATCTGTTTTTTGTTTGGTTTGTGGTTTAAAAGAAGGGGTATGTGTTACGAAAGCTCTTATATCTGTTATGTAAAGTTCCTTACACTCATCAGGAGTTACATATTTTAAAGCACTTTTAATCGATTGTATATTATTATCAAACTCTTGTTTAGCACCTGGATGGTTAAGCACAAAAAAAAGTGTTTGATTTTTTATATAAGCAAACTTTACCATTTTTTGTAATGGTAGGTTAAATAGAGATTGTATTTTCTTTATGCAATGAAAATGAGATAGCTTAGAAAATTGAGGTTGATTTTGAATAGTTTTTATAATTTCACTGGCATTTTTCATATGCTAATTATAACAAGCTTTTTGTTAAGTGTGAGTGGATGTGGATATAAAGCACCACCATATTATGAAAAGGCAGCTCCACAAAGTGATGAAAACGTAGAGTTTCATATGGAAAAGCAAAAATTTGATACAAATGAGAGTTGTAACTAAATGTATAAGTATGATGTAATTATCGTCGGTGCAGGTGTGGCAGGACTGTATGCCGCTATGAAGTTACCGAAAGATAAAAAAGTTTTAATCATTAACAAGCGTGAAACGTTTAAGTGTAATACTTTTTATGCTCAAGGTGGAATTGCATTAGCACGTAACGAAGATGATATCCCCGCACATATACAAGATACCCTTGCAGCGGGTGATGGTCTTTGTGATGAAGAAGCAGTAAAAGTTTTAAGTGAGCATTCGATTGAAGCAATCGATGATTTGATTAAAAACGGTTTTGAATTTGATAAAGATGAAGAGGGGCATATTCTTTATACAAAAGAAGCAGCGCACTCTTGTGAAAGAATTGTACATGCAGGAGGAGATGCGACAGGAAGATATCTGCATTTCTTTTTACTTTCGCAAAATACACATGCAATGCTCAGTGATGCACGTGTGGTCGATCTTTTAATTAAAGATAGCAAATGTTACGGTGTAACAGTTCTTGATCACAGACAAACAAAAAATATTTATGCCGATAATGTAATTATAGCAAGCGGTGGTGTGGGTTCACTTTATGAGTATCATACCAATGCTCCATGTATCAGTGCAGATATGCAAGGATTGTGTGTTATGAAAGGGATCGAGCTTGATCGAATGGAGATGCTTCAGTTTCACCCGACAGTGTTTGTAAACTCTACAAATGCACAAAAGATGCTTTTAACAGAAGCACTTAGAGGTGAAGGTGCAACAATTACGGATGAAAACGGAAAAAGATTTTTATTTGAGTACGACGAGCGTGGAGAACTGGCATCGCGTGATATTGTAAGTAAATCGATATATCTTTATAAAAAGAAAACAGGTTTAAATGTTTATCTGAATTTCGATAATTTTACAGAAGAATATTTTGCTCATAGATTCCCGAATATTTACAAAAATATGCGTGCACTCGGCTTTAAAGTTCCGGAACAAAGAGTACCTATTTCTCCGGCATTTCACTATGCGATTGGTGGAATCAAAACAGATCTTAACGGAAAAATTCCAAATATAGAGGGACTGTATGCAATCGGTGAAGTGGCTTCAACGAGGGTTCATGGTGCAAACAGACTCGCTTCAAACTCTTTGCTTGAAGGATTAGTATTTGGACAAAGAGCAGTGGAAGATATTCTAAAAAGAGATAATTTTACTGACAAGATTGTAGAGTTCCCGATTGTTGATGAGGTGATGAGCTATAAAGAGGACAAGGCGAAGAAAAATCAGCTTAGAAAAATTATGTGGGAAAATGTCTCGATTATTCGCACAAAAAGAGGCTTAACAGACGCATTAGAGACAATTAATGCTCTTTTAAAAGAAAAAATTGGTAAACTATTGAAATTTCGTTTATTGACGGCTAGAGAGATCGTGACTTCGGCCTTAAATAGAACAGAATCGATAGGTGTACACACCATTCAAGAGGAGAACTAAATGGAAAATACTCCAGTAGTTGAAACTGCTGTAAATGCAGTGGCACATGCTGCATCAGACGTTAACTTAGCGACAACATGGGTTGGATGGCTAAGTTTAGTAGCTTTCATTGTAGCATATTACTTTATTGCTGCAGAGGAAAAATATAGTGTAAATAAAGCAAAACCGGCACTTTTTGCAGGTACTGTTATGTTTATGCTAGTAGGTATTTATTATGCAATTAACGGTTTGAATCCAGATCCGTTACATGATGAACTTGAAACGTTAATACTTGAAATTGCCGAAATCTTTTTCTTCTTATTAGTTGCAATGACGTTTATCGAAACGCTTATCGAACGCGGTGTGTTTGACCTTATGAAGTATAAACTTGTATCTAAAGGGTATACATATAAAAAGCTGTTCTGGCTTACTGGTCTTTTAGCATTTTTTATCTCTCCGGTTGCAGACAACTTAACAACGGCTCTTATCCTTTCAACGGTGCTTTTTACAATTGATAAGAGAAATATCTCTTTCTTAGTACCTGGTGCTATTAATATTGTCGTTGCTGCAAATGCAGGTGGTGCTTGGTCACCATTTGGGGATATCACAACACTAATGGCTTGGACAGCAGGCAAAGGTGCATTTGTTGATTTCTTATACCTTTTCCCTGCATCAGTTCTTGGTTGGGCAATTACGGCATACCTACTTTCTATGTCGGTTCCAAAAGGACAACCTGATTTTGATCCGACTACAGAGAAAAAACCAGAGCTTTTAGACGGTGCTATGGGTACTGTGTATCTTGGTGTTGCAACAATTACAATTGCAGTTCTTGGTCATCAATTTTTCCATTTCCCGGCAATGTGGGGTATGATGTTTGGTCTGGCAATTCTTAAAATGTACTCTGTGTTCCTTACAAAGTCTGGGAAAAACGGATTTAATATTTACGTAAATATGCAAAAAGTTGAAAATGATACACTTCTTTTCTTCTTCGGTATCCTATCAGCTGTAGGTGCATTACACTTCTTAGGATTCCTAGAGTATATTCATAAGCTATATGAACTTGTCGGTCCTACAAGTGCAAATATCGGTGTTGGATTTATTTCTGCAATCGTGGATAACGTACCTGTTATGAGCGCAATTTTAAAATCTTCTCCAACTATGGGAATCGATCAATGGATGCTTGTTACGTTAACAGCAGGTATCGGTGGTAGTTTAATCTCTTTTGGTTCAGCAGCAGGTGTTGGTGTAATGGGAAGACTTCACGGAATTTATACATTCGGTGCACATATGAAACATGCTTGGACAATCTTAGTAGGATATATTCTTTCTATGATTATCTGGTATGTTCAATTTGAAATTATGGGTCTTTATTAAGCCCTTCTCTTCAGCGTATGAAATTTTTTTGTAAGAAAAAGTTCACGGAAGCTGAAAACAGAGAGAAGGGTTCTTATTGACCCTTTGCTCTTCTTACTTCTTTTCACTCATCAAATCTTAATCTTTTTTATAGTATCCTTTCACAACTAATTATCCCAAAAGGCATTTTAATGACAAATGTTAGCATTATCGTTTTAGATTTCGGCTCTCAGTATACGCAGCTTATTGCTCGCCGTCTTCGCGAAGATCAAATTTATT
This is a stretch of genomic DNA from Sulfurimonas sp. C5. It encodes these proteins:
- a CDS encoding PAS domain-containing protein, coding for MEKVTPIDEEYMFDNLVIVSQTDEKGIITYANKAFSNVSGYSVDELVGQPHNIVRHPDMPTTAFAKMWSTIKSGQAWNGIVKNLRKDGRYYWVDTEILPIKDDSDNITGYIAARRAASRKDIVDTEEAYIKMLEAESVENKG
- the uvrC gene encoding excinuclease ABC subunit UvrC; protein product: MDLKTTIQQLPSTPGIYQYFDKNGRLLYVGKAKSLSNRVKSYWYFTPELRPNPTLSVRITKMLEQTVSLEYIVVNSEHDALILENSLIKQLHPKYNILLRDDKTYPYIYLDNSEKYPRLDITRKIINSKDITYFGPYSVGARDILNSIYSIAKLVQKKGCLRSKKLCLYYQIDKCLGPCELPISKERYQQEVDLAVSLIKNKKLLIKKLQEKMEFYAEELRFEEAAELRDTIDKISRSEINSEIDFASNENFDIFVVEHNEQRAVLVKIFMRNGKIISSSHDYINLTEGFDANEIFTQALVDFYKEEKPPIVAPILVNVSFEDQELIEEHLSRVFEKKASITIPQRGKKKDLISLAHLNAQELLKKQNNSNLKLLQDIKELCQLEVIPNRVEIFDNSHMAGMATVGAMVVYEDGKFDKKSYRTYHLEAKDEYAQMRETLTRRVESFSKNPAPDLWILDGGATLLNLALDILVSNGVNMDVIAISKEKIDAKAHRAKGKAKDIIYTKDEIFKLKDSDKRLQWVQNLRDEAHRSAITFHKKTKLKLDQESKLLSLQGISAAKVQKLLNHFGSFENIRNASTEELSTILNRKDAKNIKIFYN
- the nadB gene encoding L-aspartate oxidase, which produces MYKYDVIIVGAGVAGLYAAMKLPKDKKVLIINKRETFKCNTFYAQGGIALARNEDDIPAHIQDTLAAGDGLCDEEAVKVLSEHSIEAIDDLIKNGFEFDKDEEGHILYTKEAAHSCERIVHAGGDATGRYLHFFLLSQNTHAMLSDARVVDLLIKDSKCYGVTVLDHRQTKNIYADNVIIASGGVGSLYEYHTNAPCISADMQGLCVMKGIELDRMEMLQFHPTVFVNSTNAQKMLLTEALRGEGATITDENGKRFLFEYDERGELASRDIVSKSIYLYKKKTGLNVYLNFDNFTEEYFAHRFPNIYKNMRALGFKVPEQRVPISPAFHYAIGGIKTDLNGKIPNIEGLYAIGEVASTRVHGANRLASNSLLEGLVFGQRAVEDILKRDNFTDKIVEFPIVDEVMSYKEDKAKKNQLRKIMWENVSIIRTKRGLTDALETINALLKEKIGKLLKFRLLTAREIVTSALNRTESIGVHTIQEEN
- the nhaD gene encoding sodium:proton antiporter NhaD, encoding MENTPVVETAVNAVAHAASDVNLATTWVGWLSLVAFIVAYYFIAAEEKYSVNKAKPALFAGTVMFMLVGIYYAINGLNPDPLHDELETLILEIAEIFFFLLVAMTFIETLIERGVFDLMKYKLVSKGYTYKKLFWLTGLLAFFISPVADNLTTALILSTVLFTIDKRNISFLVPGAINIVVAANAGGAWSPFGDITTLMAWTAGKGAFVDFLYLFPASVLGWAITAYLLSMSVPKGQPDFDPTTEKKPELLDGAMGTVYLGVATITIAVLGHQFFHFPAMWGMMFGLAILKMYSVFLTKSGKNGFNIYVNMQKVENDTLLFFFGILSAVGALHFLGFLEYIHKLYELVGPTSANIGVGFISAIVDNVPVMSAILKSSPTMGIDQWMLVTLTAGIGGSLISFGSAAGVGVMGRLHGIYTFGAHMKHAWTILVGYILSMIIWYVQFEIMGLY